The genomic interval aatttggacACCatcttaataattaaatttatacttaatttaatatcataaaatccACTGCCGAAAATAAGTGTTTGCACCTATTTATACAATGATCAAATTTCTTTATCTCCTAAAAGGCTTTGTctcttccaatttttttttttctagatataatgataaaagtaatatcttttaattttagactatttgatatattttgatctCCTGAAATTTTTGTACATTCATTTTGATATCTCAAACTTTTCCTAAAGATCTACCAACCTActtatacttatatattatgatttagtctaaatatgcttttagtccctagcgattttggttttagtccctcttttaaactaaggtacaatttagtccttcaactttagaaaattctggttttagtcctttttaccaaatttttttaactttatttgttgtttcaaacgcgtttttcagttaacattgaagcaaaaatgtgtcaaacaatgtaaacaattcaaatgctataatgaaacatgcttgaaaaaACATTACCATATAATCTTCCAACATTTTGATACTATAAAAGTtgtatataaaacattaaaatatgtaaatgatattaaaaaataagttttcagactataattataattattgtaactGTCAAATGAATATCAATATGTGTCATGCTATCCTTAttcaattcaaagaaaaatgatactttgatattcataaattttgtaaattcatCTAACATTATCCTTTCTTGAGTAATAATACCatatgacacacttttacactcatttgacacagaaaataaggataaaatggtccaaaaaatataaagttttgtaatttttcaaaaaaaaaaaagagtagaaaaataaataagaataatatcaaataaatgtaaaaaatttacctatgtgaaagaatattttcatcctttcttactttttattacCCTTGTTAGGTATGTCAAATGAATTTAATGTCTATCATACTACTCTTATTCTAATCCAAAATATTATGAGTAAGGAGAGAAAACATACGTAGAAGTTGTGATGGCACACGAATGAAGAGATCAACCCCTCCATAAGGAAATTTCTGCAGATCAATCAATTCTCTGCTCCAATACATACAACCAATAGAAGAATCATATGCATAAGCCAAGCAAGAGCAATTTGCCAAGCAATCTGCACCACATTTGTCTTGGTTTCCATCTGATCTTTCCGCAAAGTCAGGCACTTTCATATTATTCTTCTGCAAAAAACCATCATCTCCTTGAACTTCACTCTCATTTCTCAACTGGGTACAATTCAGTGGCACAGTCCTCACACACccacttgtccaatttctgctGTTCCATTCCTCTGGCTTGCTTGGCTCAAACCCCTCTAAACAGCTGCAAATTGGTGATGTGGAGTTATCACAGCTTCCAAAGGGTCCACACTTCCCATAAAAGTCACATTCATTTTGATCCACCTCAAGTTCCAGAAACTTGGTTCTGTTCAAAAACTCTACCAATTTCAGTGTGCCATGTGGGGTTATGGTAAGGATTCCAAACATTGCAGGTTTTTCAAAGTTGTAGGTTAGATATGCAGTTCCATTATCATTAGGCTCAAAACGCCATCCATATAAGTACTCAGTTAACATTCTTGGTGAACCAAGGaaaactcttccattccatGGACCAGTTCTCCAATATGGCTTTGTTTTGTTGTACCAGAAAAACACTTCTGGTGTATCCAACCTATCAAGGCTCCCAGTGAAGTACCCAGATGAAGGATCAGAACTGCTTTTCCATGACACATACTGAATTTTCTCACCTGTTATATGATCCACAGATTCCACATCAGATCTTCCTTTACATGTTCTTTTGTTTCACATGAGTATAATATCATAATCAAGTCTTTCAATCAATGtgtggaaaagaaaaaactgtgATTGAAAGAGAAAACTTGTGGATACTTCCACCAATGGCATAAAAGGAAAACACACATACAATAGTAAATGAAAGCACGGTGAATCATGGCTTACCAGTGATCCTATTGGTCGCAATTTTCATATTTGGCACAGCAATATCAGCAGGGTGTGTGAAACTGTCCCACAATGGTGTTAAACTTGAGTCACCACGCAGGATCAGATTTCCTGAATTGTCAAGTTGAGCAGTAGTGTTGGTAGCATTAACTGATATATTTGTTGACCATATCACACTATTTTGTCCATTCAGTACCACAAGATTCCCATCCTTGTGAATTTTGAACACCCCAGATGAATCATTCAGTGGTTGATCTCTATTTCCTACCCATATGATGTAGGTTTGAGAGAGATACCAGATTGCAACATAGCGATGTGTGGAGTTTCCAGGGCTGAAAAATCCAAGCTTGAAGTCACCGTTGCTTGAGCTTATAGTCTGAGAGTCAGAGTCCCTGATGAAGCTGGTTGATGTGATGGTATCATTCACAGAGCTTACACCTAAACAGAAGCTGGAAAGTATGAGCAGAAAAAAGTGATTGATGCTAGTTGGAAAACCCATGAATGTGGGAAACTCGGTGTTGTTTGAATGATGATTCTCTCTTTGTACTATTTTGGGTTTTCCATGTTAGTCTTCAAAATCCATATGTTC from Vigna radiata var. radiata cultivar VC1973A chromosome 9, Vradiata_ver6, whole genome shotgun sequence carries:
- the LOC106773735 gene encoding G-type lectin S-receptor-like serine/threonine-protein kinase At1g11330 isoform X2; this encodes MGFPTSINHFFLLILSSFCLGVSSVNDTITSTSFIRDSDSQTISSSNGDFKLGFFSPGNSTHRYVAIWYLSQTYIIWVGNRDQPLNDSSGVFKIHKDGNLVVLNGQNSVIWSTNISVNATNTTAQLDNSGNLILRGDSSLTPLWDSFTHPADIAVPNMKIATNRITGEKIQYVSWKSSSDPSSGYFTGSLDRLDTPEVFFWYNKTKPYWRTGPWNGRVFLGSPRMLTEYLYGWRFEPNDNGTAYLTYNFEKPAMFGILTITPHGTLKLVEFLNRTKFLELEVDQNECDFYGKCGPFGSCDNSTSPICSCLEGFEPSKPEEWNSRNWTSGCVRTVPLNCTQLRNESEVQGDDGFLQKNNMKVPDFAERSDGNQDKCGADCLANCSCLAYAYDSSIGCMYWSRELIDLQKFPYGGVDLFIRVPSQLLRSVPQDVITGNKKEITKLEELPLFKFEKLSNATNNFHFGNMLGKGGFGPVYKGQLENGQEIAVKRLSKTSGQGLEEFMNEVVVISKLQHRNLVRLLGCCIEGDEPMLVYEFMPNKSLDSFLFDPLQRKCLDWKKRFNIIEGIARGILYLHRDSRLRIIHRDLKASNILLDNDMNPKISDFGLARIVRGGDDDEANTKRVVGTYGYMPPEYAMEGLFSEKSDVYSFGVLLLEIVSGRRNTSFHNDEQSLSLVGFAWRLWNEGNIITIIDPEIWDPMFEKSMLKCIHIGLLCVQELTKERPSISTVVLMLISEITHLPPPRQVAFVQKQNCQSSESSQKSQFNSNNNVTLSEIQGR
- the LOC106773735 gene encoding G-type lectin S-receptor-like serine/threonine-protein kinase At1g11330 isoform X1 produces the protein MGFPTSINHFFLLILSSFCLGVSSVNDTITSTSFIRDSDSQTISSSNGDFKLGFFSPGNSTHRYVAIWYLSQTYIIWVGNRDQPLNDSSGVFKIHKDGNLVVLNGQNSVIWSTNISVNATNTTAQLDNSGNLILRGDSSLTPLWDSFTHPADIAVPNMKIATNRITGEKIQYVSWKSSSDPSSGYFTGSLDRLDTPEVFFWYNKTKPYWRTGPWNGRVFLGSPRMLTEYLYGWRFEPNDNGTAYLTYNFEKPAMFGILTITPHGTLKLVEFLNRTKFLELEVDQNECDFYGKCGPFGSCDNSTSPICSCLEGFEPSKPEEWNSRNWTSGCVRTVPLNCTQLRNESEVQGDDGFLQKNNMKVPDFAERSDGNQDKCGADCLANCSCLAYAYDSSIGCMYWSRELIDLQKFPYGGVDLFIRVPSQLLPRSSDKKRKENKGLIIIGIMTAIGALATAIGAYFLWRKFAPNHTGSVPQDVITGNKKEITKLEELPLFKFEKLSNATNNFHFGNMLGKGGFGPVYKGQLENGQEIAVKRLSKTSGQGLEEFMNEVVVISKLQHRNLVRLLGCCIEGDEPMLVYEFMPNKSLDSFLFDPLQRKCLDWKKRFNIIEGIARGILYLHRDSRLRIIHRDLKASNILLDNDMNPKISDFGLARIVRGGDDDEANTKRVVGTYGYMPPEYAMEGLFSEKSDVYSFGVLLLEIVSGRRNTSFHNDEQSLSLVGFAWRLWNEGNIITIIDPEIWDPMFEKSMLKCIHIGLLCVQELTKERPSISTVVLMLISEITHLPPPRQVAFVQKQNCQSSESSQKSQFNSNNNVTLSEIQGR